A section of the Streptomyces sp. NBC_00178 genome encodes:
- a CDS encoding carbohydrate-binding protein, producing the protein MTAGNNGASKPEDDDPFGYLYADGQAAGAQPPGQGGYGYPGPAAQPGRPRTSYNQVRAVGERQYGQVPPQQAYGQQPQQYGQPNQQYGGQPNQQYSQPSAQYAAPETYPGGAVTAQHGSVPHGGGRSGGPGRGGPNTKALLIAAVAVVAVVLIGIGAALMTGDDSDKKKDQAGTSTGAAGEVSESPKPEKSDKPSKEPVELPKQDAATLTLGGTASLDNSVKGAKGANGQYISLNEVGRSATWTVDVPDKGAYTLFVTYGVPGRDAKTSLTVNDEAPRSINMKNFANAAEGDLEKGWTTTFAYVQLKKGSNTLMLSCNEGDSCDANLDQLSLKSGHVES; encoded by the coding sequence ATGACGGCCGGAAACAACGGCGCGAGCAAGCCCGAGGACGACGATCCGTTCGGCTATCTGTACGCGGACGGGCAGGCGGCGGGCGCACAGCCGCCCGGGCAGGGCGGCTACGGCTACCCGGGTCCTGCCGCACAGCCCGGCAGGCCGAGAACGTCGTACAACCAGGTGCGGGCGGTGGGCGAGCGCCAGTACGGGCAGGTCCCGCCGCAGCAGGCGTACGGCCAGCAGCCCCAGCAGTACGGCCAGCCGAACCAGCAGTACGGCGGTCAGCCGAACCAGCAGTACAGCCAGCCCAGCGCGCAGTACGCGGCGCCGGAGACCTACCCGGGTGGCGCGGTCACCGCGCAGCACGGGTCGGTACCGCACGGCGGCGGAAGGAGCGGCGGCCCCGGACGTGGCGGTCCCAACACGAAGGCGCTGCTGATCGCGGCCGTCGCCGTGGTCGCGGTCGTGCTCATCGGCATCGGCGCGGCGCTGATGACGGGCGACGACAGCGACAAGAAGAAGGACCAGGCGGGCACGTCGACGGGTGCGGCCGGCGAGGTGTCGGAGTCCCCGAAGCCGGAGAAGTCCGACAAGCCGTCCAAGGAGCCCGTCGAGCTGCCCAAGCAGGACGCGGCGACGCTGACGCTGGGCGGCACGGCCTCGCTGGACAACTCCGTCAAGGGTGCCAAGGGTGCCAACGGCCAGTACATCAGCCTCAACGAGGTCGGCCGGTCGGCGACCTGGACGGTGGACGTGCCCGACAAGGGCGCGTACACGCTGTTCGTGACCTACGGCGTGCCCGGCAGGGACGCGAAGACCTCCCTGACGGTCAACGACGAGGCGCCCCGGTCCATCAACATGAAGAACTTCGCGAACGCGGCGGAGGGCGACCTGGAGAAGGGCTGGACGACGACGTTCGCCTACGTCCAGCTGAAGAAGGGGTCGAACACCCTGATGCTCTCGTGCAACGAGGGTGACTCCTGCGACGCCAACCTCGACCAGCTGTCGCTGAAGTCGGGCCACGTCGAGAGCTGA
- a CDS encoding 1-phosphofructokinase family hexose kinase, translating into MILTVTLNTALDLTYAVPALVPHTTHRVGEVTERPGGKGVNVARVLSSLGHDAVVTGFAGGSNGTVLRELLGALPNRPTDALVTVAGNTRRTLAVVDRTTGETTQLNEPGPHIGSDEWAVLLGTYRDLLTGADAVALCGSLPPGIHVGAYAELIRLARAAGVPVLLDTDGEPLRRGIAARPDLVKPNADELARLTGAREPLRATRDARRRGARSVVASLGPDGLLAVTPDGIWRAAPPSAVRGNPTGAGDSAVAGLLSALAEGLGWRERLGRAVALSTATVMAPAAGEFDRAAYEDLLTRVAVEPHAPAA; encoded by the coding sequence GTGATACTGACCGTCACGCTGAACACGGCACTCGACCTGACGTACGCCGTCCCCGCCCTCGTCCCGCACACCACCCACCGCGTCGGCGAGGTGACCGAGCGGCCCGGCGGCAAGGGCGTCAACGTCGCCCGGGTGCTCTCCTCACTCGGCCACGACGCCGTGGTCACCGGCTTCGCCGGAGGCTCCAACGGGACCGTGCTGCGCGAACTCCTCGGCGCCCTCCCGAACCGCCCCACCGACGCGCTCGTGACCGTCGCCGGGAACACCCGCCGCACACTCGCCGTCGTCGACCGCACCACCGGGGAAACCACCCAGCTCAACGAGCCGGGGCCGCACATCGGCTCCGACGAGTGGGCCGTCCTCCTGGGCACCTACCGCGATCTGCTGACCGGCGCCGACGCCGTCGCCCTCTGCGGCAGCCTCCCGCCCGGTATCCACGTCGGCGCGTACGCGGAGCTGATACGGCTCGCCCGCGCCGCGGGCGTACCCGTGCTCCTGGACACCGACGGGGAGCCCCTGCGGCGCGGCATCGCCGCCCGTCCCGACCTCGTCAAGCCCAACGCGGACGAACTGGCGCGGCTCACCGGGGCCCGCGAGCCCCTGCGCGCCACCCGCGACGCCCGCCGCCGCGGGGCGCGCAGCGTCGTCGCCTCGCTCGGTCCGGACGGCCTCCTCGCCGTGACCCCGGACGGCATCTGGCGCGCGGCACCGCCGTCAGCGGTGCGGGGCAACCCCACGGGTGCGGGCGACTCCGCCGTGGCCGGTCTGCTGTCCGCCCTCGCGGAAGGGCTGGGCTGGCGGGAGCGGCTGGGCCGGGCGGTGGCCCTGTCGACCGCGACGGTCATGGCCCCGGCGGCAGGCGAGTTCGACCGCGCCGCCTACGAGGACCTGCTGACCCGGGTCGCCGTCGAACCGCACGCCCCGGCCGCCTGA